A single window of Gossypium hirsutum isolate 1008001.06 chromosome A10, Gossypium_hirsutum_v2.1, whole genome shotgun sequence DNA harbors:
- the LOC121207984 gene encoding uncharacterized protein, with the protein MVQFWNSAYKCFTFGEVDLVPTVEEYTTLLRCPKVQVRKAYAKVFNGQTFTKKLMNISRMSEPWVTARIQQKGDSKCIHWENLRDLVLTHPDERKRVDIFALSIYGLVIFPKALRHVDEAVTNLFDRLEKGITPVPAILAEMSRSLSTCRKTGGGRFIGCAQLLMVWFHGHFWKVDKVSYRVFSEGYSPLKEEAAIQRREDISEEKWMEILQNLKEGDIEWRAYWMVSDEIMYRCGNFDWVPLSGIWGATEYSPLLALRQYKSRQFVPTTYGLAQCEFSFKGAHYKKKVHELSDAWKQIRWMKRLAIGSMVTPEYDGWFKKRINNVPKPSLENTRPMVEQLRVTPSELEIIKQDFEKKSSKLGKKIEQLEEEKMHLRLDADVQRSEAEKWRKGKAKAEEDLDSLKTDYKKLHLSMRTAGLGKTSEQWRHEIREEKTKVDRWEMKFREAQARNEDLEKSLSESRTERGELKARMAELEKSLHQYRNRNTAIELRESLSKIEEMGRKIEELEASLQNREMRI; encoded by the coding sequence ATGGTTCAATTTTGGAATTCTGCTtacaagtgtttcacttttggggaagtgGATTTAGTGCCTACCGTGGAGGAATATACTACCCTACTCAGGTGTCCAAAAGTGCAAGTTAGAAAAGCTTATGCCAAGGTTTTTAATGGTCAAACCTTCacgaagaaattgatgaatatttcaAGGATGAGCGAGCCTTGGGTCACTGCTCGGATTCAACAAAAGGGAGATAGTAAATGTATCCATTGGGAGAATTTGAGAGATTTGGTTCTAACACATCCGGATGAGAGAAAGAGGGTTGATATCTTCGCCTTAAGCATCTATGgattggtaatttttcctaaggctTTAAGGCACGTGGATGAGGCAGTCACTAACTTATTCGATCGTCTTGAGAAAGGAATCACACCAGTGCCAGCAATATTGGCAGAGATGTCCAGATCCTTGAGCACATGTCGGAAGACGGGCGGGGGACGGTTTATTGGATGCGCACAACTGTTGATGGTATGGTTTCATGGGCACTTTTGGAAAGTAGACAAGGTTTCTTATCGGGTCTTTTCCGAAGGTTATTCACCATTGAAAGAGGAAGCAGCCATACAAAGGAGAGAGGATATCTCGGAAGAGAAGTGGATGGAAATTCTTCAAAACCTTAAGGAAGGGGATATCGAGTGGAGAGCATATTGGATGGTTTCTGATGAGATCATGTATCGATGTGGTAACTTTGATTGGGTGCCATTGTCAGGAATTTGGGGAGCCACCGAATATAGCCCATTACTTGCATTAAGACAATATAAATCGAGGCAGTTTGTACCCACGACCTACGGACTTGCTCAGTGTGAATTCTCTTTTAAAGGTGCTCACTATAAGAAGAAGGTTCATGAGCTATCCGATGCTTGGAAGCAAATTCGTTGGATGAAGAGGTTAGCTATCGGTTCCATGGTGACACCCGAGTATGATGGATGGTTTAAGAAAAGGATTAATAATGTTCCTAAGCCAAGTTTAGAGAATACTCGACCTATGGTAGAACAATTACGAGTCACCCCATCtgagttggaaattataaaacAAGACTTCGAGAAGAAGAGTTCAAAGCTTGGAAAAAAGATCGAACAATTGGAGGAAGAGAAGATGCACCTAAGATTAGACGCTGATGTCCAGAGGTCAGAGGCTGAAAAGTGGAGAAAGGGGAAAGCTAAGGCTGAAGAGGATCTAGATAGTTTGAAGACTGATTACAAGAAGTTACACCTATCTATGAGGACTGCGGGGTTAGGTAAGACTTCCGAACAATGGCGACAtgaaattcgagaagaaaagaCCAAGGTCGACCGATGGGAAATGAAATTTCGAGAAGCTCAGGCACGAAATGAAGACCTAGAGAAGAGTCTGTCAGAAAGCAGAACTGAGCGAGGTGAATTAAAGGCTAGGATGGCAGAACTCGAGAAGTCTCTTCATCAATACCGAAACCGCAACACTGCAATTGAATTGAGGGAGAGCTTGAGTAAGATAGAAGAAATGGGAAGAAAAATAGAAGAACTAGAAGCGTCACTGCAGAACAGGGAGATGCGGATTTAG
- the LOC107895642 gene encoding uncharacterized protein: MLFINTLKAPFINHMLRSATKSFSDIVMSGEMIENAIRCGKIEAGENTKKSIPRRKENEVNNTSVYNKSYNKPVTVSQPMTVTTSHQGSARQESNSRPNTERVQFTPIPMSYKELYQSLFDAHVVSPFYLKPLQPPFPKWYDTNAQCEYHAGITGHSIENCTAFKKLVEKLIEMGVIKFDDSPGPNVAGNPLPDHANKGVNAIVKSGSKRIKMDVSEVKTPLKRVWKEMEEEGLVTRHPKERPREVRRYYEFHADEGHDIQECNKFRSIVQNLMDNKEMEFYEETKGSEEEEVYATEEGTTEEVQRVNYPVVIISRPKINEAGVQLVPKVIIQKSISFLYNDSKKVPWNYDCNVTIPGGKAHGKRYDPVSTKNETVKEKAPTAEQRKEKTVRFELPVNESVTENEAREFLKFLKHSEYSVVEQLRKQPARISVLALLLSSKTHRNALMKVLNETYVANDISVNKLDHLVNNISADNFIFFNDDEISPGGMGSTKALHITTRCKGFTLPGVLIDNGLALNILPLSTLNRLPVDSSHMKACQNVVRAFDGTERKVMGRIEIPLLIGPSTYEIDFLVMDIRPSYNCLLGRPWIHSAGVVPSSLHQKLKFITEGRLVAINAEEDIIASVTSNAPYVGTDDEAIECSFRSLEFVNATFFVEGKKFSTPRISKTTRMGLQLMVGKGDLLGKGFGRSLQGRVEAPMLMDKRDRFGLGFKPDARQKKKEAFVLGEIIRAEGRATRKGFSKEMLEDLSINATYEEGARVENLSGIHPYEPKSVLNNWTAEEIPIVFRTNTE, encoded by the exons ATGCTCTTTATCAACACTCTGAAAGCTCCATTTATCAACCACATGCTGAGAAGTGCTACTAAGAGCTTCTCAGACATAGTAATGTCAGGAGAGATGATAGAGAACGCGATAAGATGTGGGAAGATTGAAGCAGGAGAAAATACCAAGAAATCAATTCCGAGGAGAAAAGAAAACGAGGTGAATAATACGAGTGTATACAATAAGAGTTATAACAAGCCTGTCACTGTGAGCCAACCGATGACGGTGACTACCAGCCATCAGGGCTCCGCGAGACAAGAGTCTAACTCAAGGCCTAACACAGAAAGAGTCCAGTTTACGCCTATCCCAATGTCCTACAAGGAATTGTATCAGAGCTTATTTGATGCCCACGTGGTGTCACCTTTCTACTTGAAGCCTTTACAACCCCCGTTTCCAAAATGGTACGACACAAACGCCCAATGTGAGTACCACGCAGGAATAACGGGGCACTCGATTGAGAATTGTACCGCGTTCAAAAAGTTAGTGGAAAAACTCATCGAAATGGGTGTCATAAAGTTTGATGACTCACCAGGTCCCAATGTGGCAGGAAATCCGTTACCCGACCATGCTAataaaggggtaaacgcgatAGTCAAAAGTGGGAGcaaaagaatcaagatggatgtATCAGAGGTAAAAACCCCGCTTAAACGAGTTTGGAAGGAGATGGAGGAAGAAGGTTTAGTCACACGACATCCAAAGGAAAGGCCTAGAGAAGTGAGAAGATACTACGAGTTTCATGCTGATGAAGGCCATGACATCCAAGAGTGCAACAAGTTCAGGTCCATAGTGCAAAATCTGATGGACAATAAGgagatggaattttatgaagaaaCCAAAGGATCAGAGGAAGAAGAGGTGTACGCTACAGAGGAGGGAACAACAGAAGAGGTCCAAAGAGTTAATTATCCTGTAGTTATCATTTCGCGACCCAAGATCAATGAAGCTGGAGTACAACTGGTGCCAAAAGTTATAATCCAAAAATCGATATCCTTCCTATACAatgatagcaaaaaggttccttggaattatgaCTGCAACGTGACAATCCCCGGGGGGAAAGCCCA TGGGAAACGTTATGATCCTGTGAGTACAAAAAATGAAACCGTTAAAGAAAAGGCCCCTACGGCTGAGCAAAGGAAGGAGAAGACGGTCAGGTTCGAATTGCCAGTCAATGAGTCGGTAACCGAGAATGAAGCTagggaatttttaaaatttttaaagcacaGTGAGTACAGCGTCGTTGAACAGCTACGTAAGCAACCAGCTCGCATCTCAGTACTAGCCTTACTGCTGAGCTCGAAAACGCATCGGAACGCGTtaatgaaagtattgaatgagaCTTATGTCGCGAATGACATCTCAGTTAACAAACTGGATCATCTGGTTAACAACATCAGTgctgataattttattttctttaacgaTGATGAAATATCACCGGGAGGTATGGGGTCTACAAAGGCTCTGCACATTACCACACGTTGCAAGGGATTCACATTGCCGGGGGTATTGATTGATAATGGATTGGCACTAAACATTTTACCTCTATCCACATTAAATAGGTTACCTGTAGATAGTTCCCATATGAAAGCATGTCAAAATGTGGTGAGGGCGTTCGATGGTACCGAAAGGAAAGTAATGGGAAGGATTGAAATACCCCTTTTAATTGGCCCTAGCACGTATGAGATAGACTTCTTGGTAATGGACATCAGGCCCTCTTACAATTGCTTGTTGGGAAGGCCCTGGATTCACTCAGCGGGGGTAGTGCCGTCATCGTTACATCAAAAGCTCAAATTTATAACTGAAGGTCGATTGGTGGCCATAAATGCGGAAGAAGATATCATTGCATCCGTTACTAGCAATGCACCGTATGTGGGGACAGATGATGAAGCTATAGagtgttcttttcggtcgttagaatttgtaaATGCGACCTTTTTTGTCGAAGGAAAGAAGTTCTCGACGCCCCGAATCTCTAAAACTACAAGAATGGGCCTACAACTGATGGTTGGGAAAGGAGATTTGCTAGGGAAAGGGTTTGGAAGAAGCCTACAAGGGAGGGTTGAAGCACCTATGCTCATGGACAAACGAGACCGCTTTGGCTTAGGATTCAAGCCAGATGCGAGACAGAAGAAAAAAGA AGCATTCGTGTTGGGAGAAATTATTCGCGCTGAAGGAAGAGCGACAAGGAAAGGATTTTCTAAAGAGATGTTGGAAGACTTAAGCATTAACGCCACATATGAGGAAGGAGCTAGAGTAGAGAATTTGTCGGGCATCCACCCTTATGAGCCAAaaagtgttctaaataattggactgcggaagagattcctatAGTCTTTAGAACCAATACAGAGTAA